The Spirosoma sp. SC4-14 DNA window GAGGCTCGGCTGGCTAGTTGACCCACAAACTCAGGCAACAACTATTTATCGACCAGGGATAGAGCCCGAAACAAAACTATTCACTGAAACGCTTTCAGGCGAAAACGTGCTTCTTGGCTTTACACTAAACATACAGGAAGTTTTAACTTACTGACGAAACTGCCTCAAAAACGGAGAAAGGATATAGCGAGGCTATATCCTTTCTCCGTTTTTTGTTCATTCCAGGCAAAGGCAATCTGGCTTACTTTGCCTGATTCGTAAAGTCAACAACGGTTAGTTCACTGATCCAGGGGCCAACCACTTTACCGAACTCTTTATGGGCCGGATGGGGCAGATAGGCGTCCCGGTCTTTCTCTGAATCGAATGTTAGAATGAATGCGTGGGTCAGGCCATGCGCATGGTTTTCGGGGCTGTTGTTTGTTCCCCATTCAAACCCTTTAATTTCTTTGATTTTCGAAGGAAGCGCTTCAAACGCGGCTACAATTTCTTTAACCTTTTCGGGCGTAGTTTCGGGTTTAAATTTAAAGAGCACAATGTGCTTCACAACATTGTTTTTCATGGATTTTACGGGCGGATCGCCATTAAGCGTGTGAGCATACGTAGTGACCGAGAGCAAAACCAGAGCCACAAGAGTAAGAATATGTTTCATCTGCATAAAAAGCACCCCAACCCCAAAGGGGGCGTTTGGAAACCAGCATTCATGCCTTGAGGAGCTTGTGCCAGCATGAAGGTTTCATAAATCTATAGCGTTTAGGAACAAAGAAAATAAAAGTGATACCCTACTATACGTCTGAACCGCCAGGCGGCCTGGCGGTTCAGACTAATTCAGATTACTTCGACAGCTTCGCCTTCAGGTTTTCGTTCAGCGCTTCGAGGAAATCTTCGGTATAGAGGTAGTGCTCGCCAGCAACCAGATTCTTCACATCCGGGAACGCCGAAATAGCCAGGTCTTTCGTCATTTTGCCGCTTTCTACGGTTTCTACGCAAACGGCTTCGAGCGCATTGGCAAAATCGATCAGTTCCTGATTGCCATCCAGTTTACCCCGGAACGCCAGACCACGTGTCCAGGCATAGATTGAAGCAATTGGGTTGGTCGATGTTTTGTTACCTTTCTGGTATTCGCGGTAGTGACGTGTAACGGTTCCGTGAGCCGCTTCGGCCTCCATCGTGTTACCGTCGGGCGTTAGCAGTACCGACGTCATCAAACCCAGCGAACCAAAGCCCTGGGCAACTGTATCCGACTGAACGTCGCCGTCGTAGTTCTTACACGCCCATACGAAGTTACCTTCCCACTTCAGCGCCGAAGCCACCATGTCGTCGATCAGGCGGTGTTCGTAGTGAACCTGGCCTTTGAACTCGGTATCGTAAATTTCCTGGAAGATGTCTTTGAAACGCCCGTCGTATTTTTTCAGGATCGTATTTTTGGTCGACAGATACAACGGCCAGCCTTTTTGCAGGGCTACATTAAAGCACGAACGCGCAAAGCCTTTGATCGACTCATCGACGTTGTACATACCCATTGCCACACCCGGACCTTTGAAGTTGAACACTTCATATTCCTGCACGGTGCCGTCTTCGCCTTCGAACTTCATGGTCAGTTTACCTTTGCCGGGCACCACAAAATCGGTAGCGCGATACTGATCACCAAAGGCATGACGACCGACAATGATTGGTGCTTTCCAGTTCACGACCAGCCGTGGCACATTGCTCATCACG harbors:
- a CDS encoding Dabb family protein: MKHILTLVALVLLSVTTYAHTLNGDPPVKSMKNNVVKHIVLFKFKPETTPEKVKEIVAAFEALPSKIKEIKGFEWGTNNSPENHAHGLTHAFILTFDSEKDRDAYLPHPAHKEFGKVVGPWISELTVVDFTNQAK
- a CDS encoding NADP-dependent isocitrate dehydrogenase, whose protein sequence is MEKIKVANPVVELDGDEMTRIIWKFIKDKLILPYVDVDIKYYDLGIEYRDETNDQVTIDAANAIKEYGVGIKCATITPDEARVEEFGLKQMWKSPNGTIRNILDGTVFREPIVMSNVPRLVVNWKAPIIVGRHAFGDQYRATDFVVPGKGKLTMKFEGEDGTVQEYEVFNFKGPGVAMGMYNVDESIKGFARSCFNVALQKGWPLYLSTKNTILKKYDGRFKDIFQEIYDTEFKGQVHYEHRLIDDMVASALKWEGNFVWACKNYDGDVQSDTVAQGFGSLGLMTSVLLTPDGNTMEAEAAHGTVTRHYREYQKGNKTSTNPIASIYAWTRGLAFRGKLDGNQELIDFANALEAVCVETVESGKMTKDLAISAFPDVKNLVAGEHYLYTEDFLEALNENLKAKLSK